actgcactaggaTCAAATAGtctccgcgatatgcaacttttcagagaagtcaggaactaatacacacagtcagttaggaaagcaaaggcaagctttttcaaacagaaatttgcatcctgtagctctatctccaaaacgttttgggacactaaagtccatggagaataagagcacctcctcccagctgcccactgcactgaggctaggaaacactgtcactccACGATAATCGcgaacttcaataagcatttctctacggctggccatgctttactCCTAGCTACCCAAACCCCGGCCACAGCTCcccaccccccgcagctacttccCCAAGcttcccagcttctccttcacccaaatccagttAGCTGATGTTTTGAAAGAGTTGAAAACCTGGatctgtacaaatcagctgggctagacaatctggaccctctctttataaaattatccgccgccattgtggCAACCCCTATTATTGGTCTGTTCAGCCTCTCTTCCGTACTGTCCAAGATTTATAAAGATTGTAACGcttccgcggtcatccccctcttcaaagggggtgacactctagacccaaactattacagacttatttccatcctgccctgcctttctaaagtcttcgaaagccaagttaacaaacagatcactgactattttgaatcccaccgtaccttctctgctgtgcaatccggtttctctcatctttttaagtgggagagcttgcacaattggtggctgactaaatacttttttcccccactgtatattggagaccaaaagtCATCTGGCACACTGTTTAGGGTTTCAACAACATGAATAACTTATTTCTAGCCTACAATCATtgatgttactactaatgtgaaaacaagacaaaatatgactATTCTTGCTCATTTTAAGACAATTGTAAAATAATGTTAACATTCATTACAGacgtcaattgttgtacaacatcatggctacgctgttggcatcaccttttacagtggattaccgctgttgtgggcctttagtcatctgtctgactttgttgttcacacaggagagagacgggactattgtggatcctctggggagcctcaacaacttAATGATGCTgatgaggcagagaagagtctctccagatcagaacacatCAAGAAACACCTGCAGAGATCCACAGGGAAGAgaactcactgctgctctgactgtgggaagagattcacctcatcaggcattaaaattcatcagaggatccacactggagagaaaccttatagctgtggtcaatgtgggaagagatttactACATCTGGTTctctgactctacaccagagaatacacacaggagagaaaccttatatctgtggtcaatgtgggaagagttttacctCATCTAGCAGTTTGACtcaacaccagagaatacacacaggagataaaCCTTATCGATGTGtacaatgtgggaagagttttactgaGTCTGGTGGTctgactatacaccagagaacacacacaggagagaaaccttataggtgtgatcaatgtgggaagagttttggtcaaTCTGGCCATctgacagtgcaccagagaatacacacaggagataaCTCCTATAACTGTGATCAATGTGGTAAGAGTTTTATTACATCTAGCAatctgactctacaccagagaacacacacaggagagaaatctcatagctgtgatcaatgtgacaagagatactctgataaaagacatctgatcaaacatcagaaaatacatatgaaacaactccttcatgtatCATTGAACTATCCCACTTagcaaaatgtaattgaaaatatGTTGTAAATAAGGCTAATTGTCTTTATTCCACTACCGAAGAAGCATGATTCAAATCACCTACTCATATTTCAAACATCCAGCCTGACAAAATATACATGTTTAATTATTCCATGCCTCACCACAAAGTTAATTATTGCCAATATATATTAACAAAGGAGTGTGTTTGGTTTTgattattcatatttacaattcATGTAACATTTATGAATCATAATTATTTATGCAATCAACTGACATGTTTTGGCTACAATTATATTGACATTGTTGCTCTGCTTTTAAAATATCAGAGTTATGTACCAGAGCATGACATTGGGGACCTGATCCAACAGCATGCCTATTgagtgaaccctgaaaagagagagaagctctGCAGTGAGGTGGAAAGTTACTACGGATATTAAGGAGctagttctagaagctagtgagttttaggaagacgagagttctagaagctagtgagttttaggaagacgagagttctagaagttagtgagttttaggaagacgagagttctagaagctagtgagttttaggattCTATAGAAAGAAAATTTAGAAAAATAATATGattgtatattattatttagAGATACgtgttttttcttgtttttaattgttgccagccagtagacaccatgtttatattggtgaaggtgaagcattgtagttgattataatgtgaaattgaagttgttttctgttggtggtaAGCAAACCTGTCTATCAAAAATATTGAATATATGTGTTGTCTTAAAGGGGAAGGTTTTACACACTTTGGTTTTTAGGTTGGATTTTAGCACGTATAGCTCGTCAGCACGTATAGCTCCCGTTTACGTTCAGCATGTAGGacgcactgattggtgtcacctcgttagtcactgtgttacacctgtgctggcttgtccatctcgttatgGTTGAATATTGCCTCATGTTGTTAATATTTTAATCAGAGGATTTTCCTTAGTCTTTCAGTTGTTAATCTTCTGTTTTTTATCATCTTATATGTGTTGTGTATTAAATATGtctgtttatttttgtaaattcatgtgaagccattgtgttgcatccatgtctgaaatgtgctgtataaataaagcttgatatAATTTGAACGTATTGCAAAACAAATTAACCCAAATGATTGACAATCAACAGACTTAATAattgatttaacctttaactaggcaagtcagttaagaacacatttttatttaacatgattacctaccagggaacagtgggttaactgccttgttcaggggcagaacaacatattttttaccttgtcagctctaaccacaaggctacctgccgccctcttGAATAACCAATGAGCACCTATTTTAGTCCGTCTTAGTATGAAAAACAGTATCAATTCAGTATATCTTCCACTATGTCAAAACAGTATCACTTTTCAACCAACCCAGTGCATTTGTTGAAACTGAAAAGTTTTGAAATCAACAATACGTCAAAGGATTCAACAACTGTAAACTGTAACAAACAATTGGATCAAACAGATCAATCCCACTTGACATTAGGTTTCATTCAGACCCTGCAGGGCTTAGATTAAGCCAGGACTAGTTAAACTAGGACATTTAATAAGCTTTCCTGAACGTGGTTTAAATTAGGCAAAGTTAGTCATAGACTGGAGTCCTGGAGTCAGGTAAATAAGCCTAAATGAGAACACCTGTGTTAATCCTGATTAGGTTCAGTATGAACACCTTGGTTAATCCTGATTAGGTTCAGTATGAACACCTGGGTTACTACTAATTAGGGTCAGTATGAACACCTGGGTTAATCCTGATTAGGTTCAGTATGAACACCTGGGTTAATCCTGATTAGGTTCAGTATGAACACATGCTGTTGGTCTAATGGTGCTCATTAAAACCCGGAATAGAAAACACCAATAATGGTGTGAATCTTGAGACGAAACAAAGGCAGAGGCAAAaataatttgtttaaaaaaaaaaaaacaatagtgTGAATGCAAAAACGCTCCAAAACAAAAGTTGTCAAACCATCCAGTTATTCAATGTAAaaccacactgctgctactgagCAGTAGAACAAGCGGGTTGGGCTGCAATTTGAATTCAATGGAAATGTGAccacaagaagaaacaacaactagaggtgagatatctgcattattatcaggattacaagaagaaacaacaactacaggtgagatatctgcattattatcaggattacaagaagaaacaacaactagaggtgagatatctgcattattatcaggattacaagaagaaacaacaactagaggtgagatatctgcattattatcaggattacaagaagaaacaacaactagaggtgagatatctgcattattatcaggattacaagaagaaacaacaattagaggtgagatatctgcattatcagTATTTCACATTTCTCATATTCAAATTTTGTGACATCACTTCTATTATTAAATTATCTCTGCCTTTTTATAGACTCTGTGGAAAAACCTTAAACTGTctttaaaaaaagagagaaagcagagatCAGAAGAGAGAGATGTACTACTAGTGGTGGACcaccaaaacaacacaacactgatgaACTGAGTTACTTCCTGTCTGGAATAATAGAGCAGCAGCAACCTCTGGATGGTATACCGGATGATGACCAACCTCTGGATGGTATACCGGACGATGACCAAcctctggatggtataccagaTGATGACCAACCTCTGGATGGTATACCGGACGATGACCATTTGGACAGTTCAGATGAAGAACTGATCACAAATGGTACATATACCAACTCACTGTGTACTGGCTCTTATAACCAAAGACAGTAAATTGGTTACTTCCTTTGGTAAATATATTCCTCTGTCTGTGTAAATCTTTATTCTTCTTCATTCTAAGAACCGTATTAGTTTATTTGTGCTTGTTCTTTTTCCAGAGGAAAGGaatgttactatgtagtaactattagtagaccatgttactatgtagtaactattagtagaccatgttactatgtattaactattagtagaccatgttactatgtagtaactattagtagaccatgttactatgtagtaactattagtagaccatgttactatgtagtaactatgtagtaactattagtagaccatgttactatgcagtaactattagtagaccatgttactatgtagtaactatgtagtaactattagtagaccatgttactatgcagtaactattagtagaccgtgTTACTATGTTGTAACTATTAGTAGACTGTGTTACTATGttgtaactattagtagaccatgttaGTATGTAGAAACTATTAGTAGAtcatgttactatgtagtaactattagtagaccatgttactatgtagtaactattagtagaccatgttactatgtagtaactattagtagaccatgtttCTCACCCTAATATACTCTGGGAAGTGCCCATATTCATAGAATTGCACTTTAAAGTTGGCTTGACCAGCAACATCAGGAAACTTGATGTAAAGACTCCCCAGTTCACAAATGGCCTTGCAGACTTTGAACAATTAAACACACAGTTGCTTCATTGGCACCACACAAATCACCAGTTTCATAATTAAAGATTCCAGATGCCAAAAACCTCAAAGTGATCAGAACTTGGAGAGAATTGGGTGAAGGCCATCCTCGAGTCTCAAGCAGAGATATTATCTCCAATGCATTTTtgttaagggatttttttttatcaataatgactaattatgtatacatttcaatcaggatgtactaatcagactactattatgttactgtatatgtatgaattttctttttaatcctagtactgaatataatgtgtgtaaatataatcaagaattagaacaatgactgtctgttcttggtagaaatgaatgaacttatcgtcagactggctagaatgcttatctacacaggaagACCTTGGCTCAGtcataaattatattaaattggtagggagacgatgtgggaaggcttgagatactGAATTTGTACCAGGGTGGGAGAAGAGACGGGACAGTTCGAAAACTAATGACGTCactttcagtttataacctgtggtaaactgtatcgtgttcagtactctcgagaataaaatctgctgtttgactttaagactgggctctgtccattactataaaataagggtcttacaaatccttatgaattgacagagtgtttaattttaattgggtgttAAAACAGAGTTATTTAATTCCTGCAACAATTTTCTTTGTACATACGAAAGCGGTCTCAAAGTAATATAATGGATGACTCCTATCGACAAGTACTGTTCTGGCCTCTGTAGTGCATGTTGGTCTTCATGTAGACATTCCACATAGTCCAGGCTCCCTCACAAACAGCACGAAGCAGAAGTTAAACCTGCCTCTTTGAAAGATTCATTTAAGCTTCCATTTAGTCCTGGAGTAGCTCTTATCTGCCCTCTTGCAATCGGCTTTGTTTAGTCCAGAACAGGCTAAATCTACCACAATTTTAAGATAATTCTGTGCAAGTCGCTTTGAGATAAGACAGCTCAAACAAGCATTTTAATCTGGGAGTAAGTTTAAGATTTGCTGGGAAACCGGCCATGAGTGTTGTTTATAATATGACTAAATGTGTTTCTTTCTGTGTTGCAGGGGCAGTCAAGAAATGGAACATCAAGGCCACAGGACATAAGAATAAGAATAACAACTGAAAGACTAATGAACATTTCAAGGAAATGCCTTTGATTAACAAGAACTGGATGCtacaacccaaaatataagcttgttttactacaTTGTTTGTTGTTACATTCCCCAGCAAGAAAACCAAAAATGTCCCTTAAACAGAAGAGGGAACTAAAAAAAGAatcactgacaacaaccaaaaCTAAACAtgtggggttttaggaggggttctgaaagacactatgggggtgtccactggaagttgactagtaacaacaactgggacctaaaagacacccaccatgagaccgactaaatctgcccaagaagaggcaaacaaaagaaaaactcacaacaaacttaaagacaggaagtaaaccaaaaaggtggttaaaataatttattacaatcaataccatttatactattacaaaatcataattctcattcattcttaattaattatatttacaaaaacatcaaccaaaaacaaacctcaggggagcatcgtccctccccgtcatacctaaccaatacctaaccctttccctatctccccttccctaatctatccccttaccaaactcactctaacactcccagccctaaaccccttttccacctctcccgtgccgcatgcttcccccacttcctctcctccctcttcatcttccccctcaaatcaccttccacccttctcactatcccttccaccccccaatctctccctgtcttgactaaattctgcctggcttcccacagtccctttttaaagagactcatgagaagccacagcagaaacctgtccctatccgttccctttgctctccctacgcctctctctagcctagcccatgtcaaatcaaaatcactcctaaccacacctagcattacccgtgccctagcccagactagtccggcaaaggcacagtcccagaaggcatggcgcacagtctcctccctgccacaagaggatcttggacaggtgggggattgcaccaaactataccggtacaagatggcacgtaccggcaagcacttatggaggcccaaccaattcaggtccttgaacctattgtccaggccccgcgcctgcactccctcccagaccactgacgagatgcccgctacaggcgcaggactccctgcctgcctgacctcctcgtacaggtgcctgtggtctaaacctactcgagcaacttcaacctcggggtgcgcacgcagccacttggccgcatggccaaaatgccacggcagctgttccgcccgaggacctgcgttagaccacaccattacgcttctcgccttatacgagaagaacacccgcaggaggtaaccggacgggtgtataaccggacgagcaagctccgtcaacaagaaagaaacaaaaatggcgtccagcttgagggggaaatgtggtaccccctTACCTCTCTCCCCGGTGGGACAGAGGTagcgtgccctggcgacccactcgcacctgccactccacataaactgaaacacaagcctcactagaggcctcctcagacaagccggcaatgggtagatgtatgccacatacaaaagagacggcaacacatccacctttaggaccaggactttgcccataaaagacaaatacctagccttccacattgctagcttcctctgtaccactgcgatacgcatgttccagtttagcgtcgctgagccggaggtctcaaaatgaaccccgagaatcctcagggccccttcacagagagataaccccccaggcacatccgttctactgcgccatcttccgaaaaacttgacggaagactttgcatggttcagaaccgcTCCCGACGCTCaggtgaaatccccaaagatggcaagggaccttgtcaggcacgagtccttgcacaacagcaaggaagtgtcgtcggcgtactgcgtcatcttaacacgcagcccaccgcttccagggatcaacaagccttccacccctgtgtctgccctaatggcagcccccagaggctccatgtagagaatgaagaggagagccgagagtgggcatccctgcctgaccccagacgagaggtcaaaaacgtcacctaagtgactatttacactaactcgacaccccgctccgacatataaagtacggatccatcctataaacttctccccaaatcctaatctacctaacaccctgaatagaaaagatctattcacgcgatcaaaacctttcgcctgatctagcgctgctaccattaaaggcagccctctatcttcaacccaagcgatagaatccctgatcaactgtaggttccatcttatagagcggccctctaccccgcacgtctgatcctcgtggacgacgtagggaagggctgtgcgcaaccggtctgctaaaacctttgcaagaatcttgtaatctagtttacttactatactaccattttcttccctaactcccttcattaccttcctactctgtctggccctaaccgacttaaagaacatagcggaacaagtctcattatgttctagaaagccactatgcgcacgctccaggaaagctcgagccttctgctcctgcagctccctgagctgcgcctttagggctgcgaatctctcccagtcaatcgacccgccgaggttgcctgcctcatactcgagttcaattaacctttggatacgatccacctccctcctttcctccctttttttccttctacaatattctattataaaagcccttatcctccccttgactaaa
This is a stretch of genomic DNA from Oncorhynchus mykiss isolate Arlee chromosome 7, USDA_OmykA_1.1, whole genome shotgun sequence. It encodes these proteins:
- the LOC118965277 gene encoding zinc finger protein OZF-like translates to MRLLSYPPSKEEEDITVKQEVEVEAVTVKEEEEAFRVKEEEDVTVKGEEEEKEGLWLNIVVKEEEGEKDVTIQKQVEGEAVTVKEEEKDVSVKEEGDAFRVKEEDVTVKGEDEAVYGVKEEGEMTVTSEEEEETGYLGPVFQTHLKASNNEFTHKMVLRNRSLINTRERRDYCGSSGEPQQLNDADEAEKSLSRSEHIKKHLQRSTGKRTHCCSDCGKRFTSSGIKIHQRIHTGEKPYSCGQCGKRFTTSGSLTLHQRIHTGEKPYICGQCGKSFTSSSSLTQHQRIHTGDKPYRCVQCGKSFTESGGLTIHQRTHTGEKPYRCDQCGKSFGQSGHLTVHQRIHTGDNSYNCDQCGKSFITSSNLTLHQRTHTGEKSHSCDQCDKRYSDKRHLIKHQKIHMKQLLHVSLNYPT